Sequence from the Candidatus Paceibacterota bacterium genome:
GCGCTCAGCACGGAGGTGGCCGGAATGGCCACCACGGCACGCGCCTCGGGCAGCAGCACTTCGGCGCGGACGAACATGCCGGGCCGGAGCAACTGGTCGGCATTGTCGAACGCGGCCCGCAGGCCCACGCTGCGCGTCTGTTGGTCAAGATCGGGATTAATGGCGGTCAGCGTGCCGTCAAAATCGCGGCCCGGGTAGGCGTCGGTCGTGACGCGCACCCGCATGCCCGGCTTAAGCCGAGCTAGGTCCTGCTGCGGCAAAGAGAAATCGGCGTAGACCGGTCGCAGCGATTGCAGCGAGACGATCGGGGCGCCCGCCTCGAGATACTGGCCAAGGTTGACGAGGCGGATGCCCGATCTGCCGGCGAACGGCGCGCGAATCGTCTTCTTCTCGATCGTGGCACGAATGGTGTCGGCGTTGCCCCGCGTTTGCTTCAGGGTGGCCTCGGCGGAATCCAATTCTGATTGTGAAACCATGTTCTGCTCGCGCAGGCTGCGTTCGCGGGCCAGGTTGATACGGGCCAGTTCTTCCTGCGCCTGCAGGGCTCGCAATCGGGCTTCCTCCTCGGAGGTGTCCAGGCGCAGCAGCAGATCGTCCTTGGCAACCACGGCGCCGGAATCAAAGGCGATCTCGCGAACGATGCCTGGAATCTCCGGGGTGACCGTTACACCTTGGGCGGCGGTGACGGAACCGATGGCGGTTAGGGTGCCTTGCCATTTCTCCTCGTGCACCACGGCGGATGAAACCGTTTCGGGCGGGGGTGAGAAGCTCTTGCCGGCAGCCATGAGCCTGGCGACTTGCAGGGCCTTGATCCCGGCGAGGGTGCCAACAACCAGCACCACCAGGAGAACCGCGATGGATATCTTGCGTACCATGAACCAGTGAAACGGTAGGTTACAGCAGGCGGACGGTCAAATTGCCGCGCGCAAGATCCTGACAAACCGCCGCCTGGGAGCGACTATTCCGGGCTTGGCACTCCCCGGCCGTTTCTTTAAGATGAACCCGTGATCGGGCTATTGAGATTCGTGGGCATTCTGAACGCGGCGGTGTGGTTTGGAGCCGCAATCTTCTTCACTTTCGCAGCGGGCTCAGCTCCCTTTTCTGACGAGATGCAGCGCCTGCTCGGCACGAACAATTTCCCTTACTTCTCGGGGGCCATCGCGCAGATCTTCGTCGCGCGCTATTTCTATCTGCAGCTCATTTGCGCGGCTGTGGCGGTGTTGCACCTGTTCGCAGAATGGCTTTATCTCGGCAAGCACCCGCGCAAGCTCCAGGTTGGGTTGTTGATTGGGCTTTGTACAGCCGCGCTGCTGAGCGGCTATTGGCTCCAGCCCAAATTAAATGCCTTGCACGCCACGAAGTACGGCCTCAGCACTCGGCCGGAGGTTCGTGAGACCGCGGGCCGGTCTTTTCGCGCTTGGCACGGCGTATCCCAGGTGGTAAATATATTGCTGGTCGGCGGGCTCGTCGCCTATCTGTGGCGTGCCGCCAATCCTTCGGATCCGACCCGTTTTGTGAGCTCTGTCAAGTTCACAATGCGCTAGGGCACAGAGAGAGGGGTTGACAACTCGTCGTTGTCGCTGACTTTATTGTTAGTGTTAGGCTGATGAATAGGGCT
This genomic interval carries:
- a CDS encoding efflux RND transporter periplasmic adaptor subunit; amino-acid sequence: MVRKISIAVLLVVLVVGTLAGIKALQVARLMAAGKSFSPPPETVSSAVVHEEKWQGTLTAIGSVTAAQGVTVTPEIPGIVREIAFDSGAVVAKDDLLLRLDTSEEEARLRALQAQEELARINLARERSLREQNMVSQSELDSAEATLKQTRGNADTIRATIEKKTIRAPFAGRSGIRLVNLGQYLEAGAPIVSLQSLRPVYADFSLPQQDLARLKPGMRVRVTTDAYPGRDFDGTLTAINPDLDQQTRSVGLRAAFDNADQLLRPGMFVRAEVLLPEARAVVAIPATSVLSAPFGDSVYVIEPKPGNTNSKPELVVRQQFIRTGRARGDFVSVESGLKPGQRIVSSGIFKLRNGMAVIENNSLAPKADLAPQPADS
- a CDS encoding DUF4149 domain-containing protein, whose product is MIGLLRFVGILNAAVWFGAAIFFTFAAGSAPFSDEMQRLLGTNNFPYFSGAIAQIFVARYFYLQLICAAVAVLHLFAEWLYLGKHPRKLQVGLLIGLCTAALLSGYWLQPKLNALHATKYGLSTRPEVRETAGRSFRAWHGVSQVVNILLVGGLVAYLWRAANPSDPTRFVSSVKFTMR